The DNA sequence TTCAAATCGATTACCCAAATCGCTTCGTCGACCTCGTTTATCAGAGGTGACCTCCATCGCGAGCTTGCAACAACTTCAAACATTCTTTGCGCGAGCGAGTATGGACACATTTGAAAGCGTTTATGCGGAGGCAGCCGTTGACTGGAACgggattgaagaaggattatTGGGCGAAATCTTTGATGCTTAAGTGTTGATATACACCAGCATGAGCGATGATTGATAGGTTTAAAATTAGAGTAGAGTATATTTGTATATAGTTATCATGTATGGTGTACCTTAGTTTGTTCTATTTCAGAGCCACTCGTTCATGACATGATCCAAATCTTAGCTCGAAGCCTCCCAACTCACCCAACTCGATACAAGTCCCTCAAACAACCCTCAAGGGATCAGCATCAGCTTTGCTGACTAGCACCTCCCATTTACCACCATTCGCCCCATATTCTTCGCCTTGAGCTTTAGCCTCCTTGTTCAGTTCTTCTTGTAACCACGGTTGCAGAACATGGGAGAGGTAAGGGCGCTCGGTGTTTGTATGGTTGGTGAGGATCACAGTGGTTCCAGAAGCTACGTACGCAAGAACTTCATGCTAATACGGGATCAGCGGaggtgggaaaaggaaaaaaaaaaggaaaaagggcaCGGCAGGGATAGTTGATGAGATATGAACGCACATGTGACATCTCCCCAGTGATCAGTAAATCCGCCTCCACTCCCTTGAACACACTCCCACCCGAACCCGCACAGACAGCAACTGATTTTATAGGTTTGCGCACATCAGGCTGGGGTTCAGCGAGTTGGATGAAATCTAAACCCAAATGTTCTTTGATCATCTTGATAGCTCGACCAGTGTCCAAAGGCTCAGAGAGTTTGGCGATACGTCCCATACCAGCACCTTCAAAGGATTCAAGAGGATCTGAAGGGATGATTGGGTCgtgggagatggagagggggATGAAGGGTTTGATCAACCTGCTCAGTCGATTAGCAGTTGTCCAAAGTTCCATTGGCATCATCCACCGCTCACCAGGTGTTGATACCGTTGGGCGTCGCATCGAGACTGGTGTGAGGGGCAAAGACAGAGATACCCTTTGCAGACAGCTTGAGAAGTGAAGCCTGTAAAGGGTCAGATAATGTCAGGGATTTGAGTCCGCGGAAGATTGGAGGGTGATAGGAGACGATGAGGGATAATGATGGGTGTTTCAGGGCTTCGGCGCAGACAGAGGGTGTTAGGCTAGACGGATGTTAGATACTCATACCGAGCAAAGAACGGCCTTACTCAATGGTAAGAAGCACTTGGCGATGGGAGGGGTTGGGATAAGGGGCCTCTAAGTTTGGTGGTCAGTACAGATGGTAATTAGCAAAGATGGCCCATGTGCTACGGACCGATGATAGGTCCAACCTATGAAAGAGATTAGCAAGAAAATGTACACGATGGAGATAAAGCTTACATTATCCCAACTTCTTTCTGCAAGCTGTAGAGGTGCGATACGCTCCCATACGCGCTTCATGAGAGCCAGAGGGGTAATCTGAGGGGATCCGCCCATGTCGAGTTTGGTACTGCTTTGCACGAATAAGTACGCTCTAGTTAAGTAGGTGATTTAGTTGGCGAAGTGGGATGCGCGGTGGAGGCACAACTTTGATTCCGTCTGACATTACGTATGGCCGAGGAAAAACGCATTAAATGAAAATAATAAACAACCAACGCACGCGTTTATTATTTTAAGACTGCGGGCGCGTTTCGGTATACATACGTAATTGATGCACGTGGCTGGGGATTATTACATTTTTGTGGTGCCACATCTGGTTGTTCGGGATTTGTGCCTCTCTCGCGTCTTGCccctcgctctccttcctttcccccaCCAGCGCACGCTCCCACTGGCCGCAGACCACAGGCGCACCAGCCGTTAACCAGCTCTGGCCACCAGCGAATATCCAATATTCaatcctttttttcctcctttcacCGCCTCCTTGATATATCATCGcagcctccacttcttctgtAACGCCTACGGATCAGGACACCCCTCTTGCAGCACCTCGCCCTTGGCCCCTCTTTCGCACTAGCCCTAACCCAGGTACGACGAAACCACGCACAGCCGCGTCTGGTCCTattttcctccatctcctctccatatcactattcttcttttctccttcaaacaATAATACAAAATGGCTCGAGACAGGCTTGGAAACGTCGTAAGTTCAGCACCACACACGTTATGGACACGTATCCTGATATACTCTTACATTAGAACCGACAATACGGGTCCGTATCCCCTTCCTCGACAGCCTGTTGCTCAGACACTGACCCCATCTACTAAATTCATCTAGTGAACAACCCACTCCCGGACCTACCTACCCACCGCCCGGTAACGGTGTTGTCGCTCCCACTCGAACTGCGAACCCGTACGCCCAGCAGACGTCTGTCGCTGCCGCTGCCCCTGGTGGGTACGGCGCTCAGGGCGGTTACGGTGCGAGCGCTGGTAACCCGTATGCCCAAACGGGTCAAGCTGGAAATCCCTACGCTACAGGAGGACAATATGGACAGCAAGAACAGTATGCAATGGGTGGGGTTAATGGTGGTGCCGGCGAGGATTTCTGGACCGAATTAAGCAACACGAACTCTCTTTTGAGTCAGTTGCAGGAGCAGATTCAGGCTGTCAGAACAGCGCACCAAACCAGTTTGGTAAGTGTTAATTCAGCAGGTACAAATCTCCCTATGCTCACAGGATTGGTGCATGGATAGACCTCAACGGACCCCCAGGCCGCCGCATACGCCGCCCAACTCAACGACCAAGCTCGTGTGCAACGGGAAGAGTGCAAAAACCAGATCAAAACCCTTTACAAGCTCGCCAAGGGTGACCGTGCCCAAAGGACCCAGGCCGAGGGTGTCAAGTCTCGTTTCCAAGGCCTGTTGCAGGAACATCAGGTAATTGAGAAGGAGTTTAgaaagaaggtcaaggacaGAGTGGAGAGACAGTACAAGATTGTGAACCCTAATGCTactgaagaggaaatcAGGGAGGTTACCGAGAGTGATAACCCTCAGGTCTTCTCACAAGCTGTAAGTTTTGAATAACTGGATCAAATTTTCAATCAAGGCTGATTGAAAAATAGTTGTTAAACTCTAACCGATATGGTGCTGCTCGAGGTGCATACAGGGAGGTGCAGGAGCGACATGCCGAGATTCAGAAAATTGAAAAGACCCTTACGGAGCTTGCCCAAATGTTCCAAGAAATGGCCATGCTCGTTGAACAGCAAGATGAGACAATCGTTAATGTGGAGACACAAGCACACGGTGTGGATACAGACATCAAGGCAGGGTAAGTTCATTGTGATCTTGTCGCATGTATGTCAGGGCTGATGGGAATATAGATTGGTGCAGACGGACAAGGCGGTGGAAAGTGCAAGGCGTGCTaggagaaagaagtggATCTGTTTCTGGATTGTCGGTAAGTTGGGATTGTCCTCTCGCAAGTCTTGCACGAGGCTGACCATGCCTCCTAGTCCTTATCATTGTCATTCTCGCTGTCATTCTGGGTGCCTACTTTGGTACTAAGAAGTAAACAGTTTGCCGACTTATTCTCCCCATCCCTTCTACCTTAGACATTTTTGTTTGTAGTGATTTGTGTCCGTGTACTTTGGCGGACGACCGTTACGATTTTATTCAAAGTGtttctgtttcttttttttccctggCGACACCTGTTTTACTGCCCTAATCCATATCTCTGTGTCGGAAGACAGACGCAGTGGGAGTGATTAATACACCTAGTTAAAGAAATGGATGCTATGAATATATGCTTGATATGCTTCTTGATTACGATAACTGCGCTTTTTCGTGACTTCTAAAGACTGCAGTCAGACGACATCGCGTTGCGCGTCATTGTTTATTAATACAAAGCGCGTACTCTTCGCAGCTGTCTCCGTTCGTGGAGGCAGCATCATTGACAACTAGTTTTCACttcccccttctttcctcctccttccttttccccacGGCGCTGGCCCATACTCTCCGCCACCCGCCAACCGCAGCAATGCCATTACCCTCTCTCACCATTATCCATTACACCTACCctatcctcctttccctcccgcttccattccttcttaCCCCcgtctctcctcctcctccccctcctcctggTCTGATACCCATAACCGTCCAACGCATATCTCCCCGTCGAACACTTATCCTTACCCTCCTAGCGCTTCTTGCATTTACGTCATTCTTAGACGTCACTGTCCTTGTCGCGAATGTCCTGTCCGCACGGGTTCGGTATGGCGATGATCTGCCTCTCTACCTCACTGGCGCACAATTGGGCGGAGAAATTACTTATGCGCTAGGCGGCCTGGTTGCGTGGGGTGTGGCGTTGATAGCTTGTTTGTGGAGGAACAAGTTTTCGAAAAGTTTGGCAGTCTTAGCGTCGTTGGGAGCCGTTGGAGAAATTGTTAACCTCGTATGGCTTGTGAAAAGGGAAGTGCACACTGGTTCGTTTTTCATGCTTCCCCAACGAAAACCTTGTAGATTTTTCATATATTAACAAAATAAGATGATTCAGGCAACTCTGAGAAGCTGTTCGCTATCCTCTCGTTCATCCCGAGTTCTTCACGTCTCCTCATACTGCCGTTGCTCTTCCTGGCCACCCTCTCCCCAAGAGTGTCGTATGAGCCCTCGGATGAGCGTTCCGGGCTTCTTGCCGCCGATTCTGCCACAAACGGCCGTTTGCTGGAACCCGGCACGTCAGGTGCGTACGGAACCTTTGCTACCGGCGCCACCACTCCCGCGAACCCTCCCCAGCCTGAAGAGCAGACTGAGCAACAACGTCGAGAAGAACGAGCGAAGCAAACGAAGATCAAGCTTACCAAGGCGCTGGGTTCGAGACGACAGCCGAAAAAGGTCCTTTCTTGGAGTGAGGGATGGCCAAAGTTCAAGAAGCTGATACCCACTCTTTGGCCGTCCACAAGTAGGAAGCTTCAAGTCTACGTGATCATCACGGGGGTACTTATCCTAATCCAACGATTCTTAAACCCTCTCTCGCCCATCACCCTTGGGTGGCTTGTTGAGGCATTGTCGAGCTGGCGGCACCCCAGCGATGTCTGGAAGGCTTTGGGTGCATACCTCGCAGTGAGGATGGTGAACAGTTATGATTTTATCAGTATCGCGCAACAATACTTTTGGATTCCCGTCGTCCAATATACCGACAGAGAGATGCAGATGATCTGCTTCAATCACCTTCTCGATCTTTCTCTCTCGTACCATACCCGACGAAACACGGGTGAGGTGATGCGTATCATCGATAGAGGTTCAGCTATCAATGAGCTCTTCCGCACAATCCTATTCAGTGTTGTGCCGACCTTGTCCGATACTGTCATTGGCTTCTCAGTCTTCATTTGGTTATTCGGTCCTTGGATCACGTTTGGGATCCTTGCTATCATGATCCCATACtgcatcttctccatcttggCTACCAGATATAGCCAAAAATACAGACGAGAGTACATCGACACCGATGTCCGGCAACGAGGCATTGTCTCTGATGTTTTGACCAACTGGGAAAGCGTAAAGTACTTTACCTCTGAACGTCGCGAAGTGGCTCGTTTCGAAGAGGCTGTCGACGAAGTGATGAAAGTTGATTACCAATGGCGTATGGGTCTTCAAGTCATTTACGGGGTTCAGAGTTTGCTGCTGGTTACAGCTTTTGCTATAGGCGCGATACTTCTCTCGGTCAAAATCATGCACGGACAAGCGAACGCCGCGACATTTGTCGTGTACATCACCTACTTTGGGCAGTTTACACAACCGCTCAACCAGTTGAGTTCGCTTTACAAGAATATTAGTTCGGATATCATCGATGCCGAAAAGATGTTGAGCCTGTTGGGGGAAAAGACGGAGATCAAGGACGATCCTGACGCCAAGGAAATGGTAATCACTGACGGTGTCATTGAGTTCAAGAACGTCACCTTTTCCTATGATGGCACCAAGGATGCTATCAGAAATGTTTCATTCAAGTTGGAGAAAGGCCAGTCACTGGCATTAGTAGGTGAGACCGGTTCAGGCAAATCTACCATTCTCCGTCTCCTCTATCGCTTCTACGACATTACATCTGGTCATATCTACATTGACGGTCAAGACATCTCCAAGGTGACACAAGAATCGCTTCGTAGAGCCATTGGGATTGTACCCCAAGACTCGGTACTTTGGAATGACACCATTGCAGCTAATATTGCATACGGCAAGCCTGATGCGAGTGACGAAGAGATTATTGAGGCGGCAAAGGCAGGAAGGATACACGATAAAGTCATGACATTTGAGGATCAGTATGATACGATTGTGGGAGAAAGGGGAGTACGACTGTCAGGCGGAGAGAAACAGAGAGTCAGTCTCGCTAGAATGTTTTTGAAATCGCCATTTATCCTGGTAAGTCATCAAGATCATGTGTCTCATGCGAGCCATGAAAAGCTTACCACCCCGAGTAGGTTTTGGATGAAGCTACTAGTGCACTTGATACAGAGACAGAACGTGAAATCCAAAAGTCACTTTCCAATCTGGTAAGTATCGCTGTGCCATGACAAGAGTGCACTGACCAAACATTTGGCCACTAGGCTAAAGGCCGTACAAGTCTTTCTATCGCCCACCGACTTTcaaccatcatcaactcGGACAAGATCATGGTtatgaaagaaggacaaaTTCTCGAGATAGGAGGTTATAAGGAATTGATTGAGAAGAATGGTGCTTTTGCCAGGATGTAAGTACCTGCTGACTTTAGAATCAGATCGTTTTAAGCTAACTTTGACTAAAACGAAGGTGGAAGCGACAGATTTACACTGAAGCCGAGCTCCTTGAAGGCGACGCCATAGATAAGTTTGCGAGTGCCTTACCTACAGCCGATGACTTTAAAGCTttcagaaaggaagagtatGGTGAAGAAAAGCCCCAAAATGGTGAGAGTGACAATAGCGAACAGACTGTTGCCGCTACTTCGGACTCCAGCAAGGGATTAAAGGATCAAGGTGGCCATCGAAAGGGGGCTGAACCGTCTGGCGAGTTGGCAAATAAACCAGGGTATCAAGTAGATACTGCTGCCCCTGCGGATCAACCTGGTGCAGAGAGTTTTGCAGAAGTTGTCAAGTCTGAGCCTCACGAAGGGACAGACAAGCCGGCTACTTACGCCGAAGCTGCCGCTGAACTTTCCCAGTCAGAAGAAACAGATGACAAGGACAAGCAACCTGTGTCCAGCGAAGTTGACGGAGCTGTTACAGAGTCGGTACCGAGCGTATCTGAGCCTTCCGCGGACCGTAATGTTCCTGTCACTCCCAAAACTGCACCCTTCCCATCTGTTGATGGCTCTCGGCGTGCATCATACCCTGCTGCCCAAGATACACCT is a window from the Cryptococcus deuterogattii R265 chromosome 10, complete sequence genome containing:
- a CDS encoding syntaxin 1B/2/3 — protein: MARDRLGNVNRQYGEQPTPGPTYPPPGNGVVAPTRTANPYAQQTSVAAAAPGGYGAQGGYGASAGNPYAQTGQAGNPYATGGQYGQQEQYAMGGVNGGAGEDFWTELSNTNSLLSQLQEQIQAVRTAHQTSLTSTDPQAAAYAAQLNDQARVQREECKNQIKTLYKLAKGDRAQRTQAEGVKSRFQGLLQEHQVIEKEFRKKVKDRVERQYKIVNPNATEEEIREVTESDNPQVFSQALLNSNRYGAARGAYREVQERHAEIQKIEKTLTELAQMFQEMAMLVEQQDETIVNVETQAHGVDTDIKAGLVQTDKAVESARRARRKKWICFWIVVLIIVILAVILGAYFGTKK
- a CDS encoding ABC transporter, whose protein sequence is MPLPSLTIIHYTYPILLSLPLPFLLTPVSPPPPPPPGLIPITVQRISPRRTLILTLLALLAFTSFLDVTVLVANVLSARVRYGDDLPLYLTGAQLGGEITYALGGLVAWGVALIACLWRNKFSKSLAVLASLGAVGEIVNLVWLVKREVHTGNSEKLFAILSFIPSSSRLLILPLLFLATLSPRVSYEPSDERSGLLAADSATNGRLLEPGTSGAYGTFATGATTPANPPQPEEQTEQQRREERAKQTKIKLTKALGSRRQPKKVLSWSEGWPKFKKLIPTLWPSTSRKLQVYVIITGVLILIQRFLNPLSPITLGWLVEALSSWRHPSDVWKALGAYLAVRMVNSYDFISIAQQYFWIPVVQYTDREMQMICFNHLLDLSLSYHTRRNTGEVMRIIDRGSAINELFRTILFSVVPTLSDTVIGFSVFIWLFGPWITFGILAIMIPYCIFSILATRYSQKYRREYIDTDVRQRGIVSDVLTNWESVKYFTSERREVARFEEAVDEVMKVDYQWRMGLQVIYGVQSLLLVTAFAIGAILLSVKIMHGQANAATFVVYITYFGQFTQPLNQLSSLYKNISSDIIDAEKMLSLLGEKTEIKDDPDAKEMVITDGVIEFKNVTFSYDGTKDAIRNVSFKLEKGQSLALVGETGSGKSTILRLLYRFYDITSGHIYIDGQDISKVTQESLRRAIGIVPQDSVLWNDTIAANIAYGKPDASDEEIIEAAKAGRIHDKVMTFEDQYDTIVGERGVRLSGGEKQRVSLARMFLKSPFILVLDEATSALDTETEREIQKSLSNLAKGRTSLSIAHRLSTIINSDKIMVMKEGQILEIGGYKELIEKNGAFARMWKRQIYTEAELLEGDAIDKFASALPTADDFKAFRKEEYGEEKPQNGESDNSEQTVAATSDSSKGLKDQGGHRKGAEPSGELANKPGYQVDTAAPADQPGAESFAEVVKSEPHEGTDKPATYAEAAAELSQSEETDDKDKQPVSSEVDGAVTESVPSVSEPSADRNVPVTPKTAPFPSVDGSRRASYPAAQDTPVHRLSTFSTLSASPSASSLSRASPSSLRSDAVSGDSIKQGTPGASSNKEDKRRKRLSSIKGFVRRISDQGGLTRSASGLLKSPKPERDNGRNIDEGLAPESSEAGDEVIDERTALLQGRDPIEGVETPPAPAGGQAAEQVERAEQALAPRTSQPASIKTHSGSSSRKEKKKKKNRR
- a CDS encoding YbgI/family dinuclear metal center protein, with protein sequence MGGSPQITPLALMKRVWERIAPLQLAERSWDNVGPIIEAPYPNPSHRQVLLTIDLTPSVCAEALKHPSLSLIVSYHPPIFRGLKSLTLSDPLQASLLKLSAKGISVFAPHTSLDATPNGINTWLIKPFIPLSISHDPIIPSDPLESFEGAGMGRIAKLSEPLDTGRAIKMIKEHLGLDFIQLAEPQPDVRKPIKSVAVCAGSGGSVFKGVEADLLITGEMSHHEVLAYVASGTTVILTNHTNTERPYLSHVLQPWLQEELNKEAKAQGEEYGANGGKWEVLVSKADADPLRVV